From one Culex quinquefasciatus strain JHB chromosome 3, VPISU_Cqui_1.0_pri_paternal, whole genome shotgun sequence genomic stretch:
- the LOC6050764 gene encoding microprocessor complex subunit DGCR8 isoform X1 produces MFHCGGMDQSVPPPPESPDVPAPLPPPPPPLPDAKRAPLVGECPMAKRRRMNEFFEDDDDSDDAAVEANGKGEDDDESAADGVDRPVTENLRQFQVLDEVQGDNSDEEDAGGEIDSQRGAEDGDEYEHSSDEGSEDMNVDDLDSLLEENLPEGMKSSGPKGKAYEERFKEVLEEKGRNHFEVLPEGWVQATHVSGMPLFLHTASRVCTASRPYFLGPGSVRKHEIPLSAIPCLNYRKALEKEDELRKEIEANAAAAEAEAQSRSNAAAGAGQEKQMHNPQLSKMIASATTQAEAQANAKMLPLKVTAKIETVDENLKAQSLTADAFQQYCKKLFRFKTIRVMRFKSWAARRKLTKHRKHLKNLQRPTLPDGTKLITFPVLHTEGEKGHAHARPKKEWIMNPNGKSYVCILHEYVQHALRKQPSYEFKELENAATPYSATVSINELKYGTGYGTSKKQAKSEAARETLEILIPDMKDKITSKDGKKDGQNGTGATSSEQQTADAGNRRNLSVFDEIMIEDPRVAEFCAKTTEPSPHTILQTCLQRNFGLGDVQIQYDVKTGKHRKNEFTMTVGKHTATVVCKNKRDGKQQAAQKILQILHPHIKTWGSLLRLYGNQSIKSYKEKKQEEQEITVLQSKAAINQPNYAILHKLKLEMSKLEERQKNVRVIGTFVPDVELPTASGSNLKNVDL; encoded by the exons A TGTTTCACTGCGGTGGGATGGACCAGTCCGTGCCGCCACCGCCGGAAAGTCCGGACGTTCCGGCGCCTTTGCCGCCACCACCTCCGCCACTTCCGGACGCAAAGCGGGCTCCCCTGGTCGGGGAATGTCCGATGGCGAAGCGCCGCCGGATGAACGAGTTCTTCGAGGACGACGATGACAGTGACGACGCGGCCGTTGAGGCCAACGGGAAGGGTGAGGACGATGACGAATCGGCCGCGGATGGGGTCGACCGACCGGTCACCGAGAATCTGCGACAGTTTCAGGTGCTGGACGAGGTACAGGGTGACAATTCGGACGAAGAGGACGCCGGTGGTGAAATAG ATTCCCAGCGCGGCGCGGAAGACGGCGACGAGTACGAGCACAGCTCCGACGAGGGCTCCGAGGACATGAACGTGGACGATCTGGACAGCCTGCTGGAGGAGAACCTCCCGGAGGGTATGAAGTCGTCCGGCCCGAAGGGGAAAGCGTACGAGGAGCGCTTCAAGGAGGTGCTGGAGGAAAAGGGCCGCAACCACTTTGAGGTGCTGCCCGAGGGTTGGGTCCAGGCGACGCACGTGAGCGGGATGCCGCTGTTTTTGCACACGGCGTCGCGCGTTTGTACCGCGTCGCGGCCGTACTTTCTGGGGCCCGGATCCGTGAGG AAACACGAAATCCCGCTCAGCGCCATCCCGTGCCTCAACTACCGGAAAGCGCTCGAAAAGGAGGACGAACTGCGCAAGGAAATCGAAGCGAACGCCGCGGCCGCCGAAGCCGAAGCCCAGTCTCGCAGCAATGCCGCCGCCGGCGCTGGCCAGGAAAAGCAAATGCACAATCCTCAGCTGAGCAAAATGATCGCCAGCGCAACGACGCAAGCGGAAGCGCAAGCAAACGCCAAAATGCTGCCACTGAAGGTCACTGCCAAAATCGAAACGGTGGACGAGAATCTGAAGGCACAGTCGTTGACGGCCGACGCCTTCCAGCAGTACTGCAAGAAGCTGTTCCGGTTCAAGACGATCCGTGTGATGCGGTTTAAATCGTGGGCCGCCCGGCGGAAGCTCACCAAACATCGGAAGCACCTGAAGAACCTTCAGCGACCAACACTGCCGGACGGGACGAAGCTGATTACGTTTCCGGTGTTGCACACAGAGGGCGAAAAAGGCCACGCCCACGCTCGGCCAAAGAAAGAGTGGATCATGAACCCGAACGGCAAAAGTTACGTGTGCATTCTGCACGAGTACGTTCAACACGCGCTGCGCAAGCAACCCAGCTACGAGTTCAAAGAGCTGGAGAATGCCGCCACCCCGTACTCGGCCACGGTTTCGATCAACGAGCTCAAGTACGGCACCGGTTACGGAACGAGCAAAAAGCAAGCCAAAAGCGAAGCCGCTCGGGAAACGCTAGAGATCCTGATCCCCGACATGAAGGACAAAATCACCAGCAAAGACGGCAAAAAGGACGGGCAAAACGGAACCGGGGCCACCTCGTCGGAACAGCAGACGGCGGATGCCGGAAATCGGCGCAATTTGTCCGTGTTTGACGAAATCATGATTGAAGATCCGCGGGTGGCGGAGTTTTGTGCCAAAACGACGGAACCCTCGCCGCACACGATACTGCAGACGTGTCTACAGCGAAACTTTGGGCTTGGCGATGTGCAGATTCAGTACGACGTGAAGACGGGCAAGCACCGGAAGAACGAGTTTACGATGACGGTGGGGAAGCACACGGCGACGGTGGTGTGCAAGAATAAGCGGGACGGAAAGCAGCAGGCGGCGCAGAAGATTTTGCAG ATCCTCCACCCGCACATCAAAACGTGGGGCTCGCTGCTGCGGCTGTACGGCAACCAGTCGATCAAGTCGTACAAGGAGAAAAAGCAAGAGGAGCAGGAAATCACCGTCCTCCAGAGCAAAGCGGCCATCAACCAGCCCAACTACGCGATCCTGCACAAGCTGAAGCTCGAGATGTCCAAGCTGGAGGAGCGCCAGAAGAACGTGCGCGTCATCGGGACATTCGTGCCGGACGTCGAACTGCCAACCGCATCCGGGTCCAACCTGAAGAATGTGGACCTGTAA
- the LOC6050764 gene encoding microprocessor complex subunit DGCR8 isoform X2 translates to MDQSVPPPPESPDVPAPLPPPPPPLPDAKRAPLVGECPMAKRRRMNEFFEDDDDSDDAAVEANGKGEDDDESAADGVDRPVTENLRQFQVLDEVQGDNSDEEDAGGEIDSQRGAEDGDEYEHSSDEGSEDMNVDDLDSLLEENLPEGMKSSGPKGKAYEERFKEVLEEKGRNHFEVLPEGWVQATHVSGMPLFLHTASRVCTASRPYFLGPGSVRKHEIPLSAIPCLNYRKALEKEDELRKEIEANAAAAEAEAQSRSNAAAGAGQEKQMHNPQLSKMIASATTQAEAQANAKMLPLKVTAKIETVDENLKAQSLTADAFQQYCKKLFRFKTIRVMRFKSWAARRKLTKHRKHLKNLQRPTLPDGTKLITFPVLHTEGEKGHAHARPKKEWIMNPNGKSYVCILHEYVQHALRKQPSYEFKELENAATPYSATVSINELKYGTGYGTSKKQAKSEAARETLEILIPDMKDKITSKDGKKDGQNGTGATSSEQQTADAGNRRNLSVFDEIMIEDPRVAEFCAKTTEPSPHTILQTCLQRNFGLGDVQIQYDVKTGKHRKNEFTMTVGKHTATVVCKNKRDGKQQAAQKILQILHPHIKTWGSLLRLYGNQSIKSYKEKKQEEQEITVLQSKAAINQPNYAILHKLKLEMSKLEERQKNVRVIGTFVPDVELPTASGSNLKNVDL, encoded by the exons ATGGACCAGTCCGTGCCGCCACCGCCGGAAAGTCCGGACGTTCCGGCGCCTTTGCCGCCACCACCTCCGCCACTTCCGGACGCAAAGCGGGCTCCCCTGGTCGGGGAATGTCCGATGGCGAAGCGCCGCCGGATGAACGAGTTCTTCGAGGACGACGATGACAGTGACGACGCGGCCGTTGAGGCCAACGGGAAGGGTGAGGACGATGACGAATCGGCCGCGGATGGGGTCGACCGACCGGTCACCGAGAATCTGCGACAGTTTCAGGTGCTGGACGAGGTACAGGGTGACAATTCGGACGAAGAGGACGCCGGTGGTGAAATAG ATTCCCAGCGCGGCGCGGAAGACGGCGACGAGTACGAGCACAGCTCCGACGAGGGCTCCGAGGACATGAACGTGGACGATCTGGACAGCCTGCTGGAGGAGAACCTCCCGGAGGGTATGAAGTCGTCCGGCCCGAAGGGGAAAGCGTACGAGGAGCGCTTCAAGGAGGTGCTGGAGGAAAAGGGCCGCAACCACTTTGAGGTGCTGCCCGAGGGTTGGGTCCAGGCGACGCACGTGAGCGGGATGCCGCTGTTTTTGCACACGGCGTCGCGCGTTTGTACCGCGTCGCGGCCGTACTTTCTGGGGCCCGGATCCGTGAGG AAACACGAAATCCCGCTCAGCGCCATCCCGTGCCTCAACTACCGGAAAGCGCTCGAAAAGGAGGACGAACTGCGCAAGGAAATCGAAGCGAACGCCGCGGCCGCCGAAGCCGAAGCCCAGTCTCGCAGCAATGCCGCCGCCGGCGCTGGCCAGGAAAAGCAAATGCACAATCCTCAGCTGAGCAAAATGATCGCCAGCGCAACGACGCAAGCGGAAGCGCAAGCAAACGCCAAAATGCTGCCACTGAAGGTCACTGCCAAAATCGAAACGGTGGACGAGAATCTGAAGGCACAGTCGTTGACGGCCGACGCCTTCCAGCAGTACTGCAAGAAGCTGTTCCGGTTCAAGACGATCCGTGTGATGCGGTTTAAATCGTGGGCCGCCCGGCGGAAGCTCACCAAACATCGGAAGCACCTGAAGAACCTTCAGCGACCAACACTGCCGGACGGGACGAAGCTGATTACGTTTCCGGTGTTGCACACAGAGGGCGAAAAAGGCCACGCCCACGCTCGGCCAAAGAAAGAGTGGATCATGAACCCGAACGGCAAAAGTTACGTGTGCATTCTGCACGAGTACGTTCAACACGCGCTGCGCAAGCAACCCAGCTACGAGTTCAAAGAGCTGGAGAATGCCGCCACCCCGTACTCGGCCACGGTTTCGATCAACGAGCTCAAGTACGGCACCGGTTACGGAACGAGCAAAAAGCAAGCCAAAAGCGAAGCCGCTCGGGAAACGCTAGAGATCCTGATCCCCGACATGAAGGACAAAATCACCAGCAAAGACGGCAAAAAGGACGGGCAAAACGGAACCGGGGCCACCTCGTCGGAACAGCAGACGGCGGATGCCGGAAATCGGCGCAATTTGTCCGTGTTTGACGAAATCATGATTGAAGATCCGCGGGTGGCGGAGTTTTGTGCCAAAACGACGGAACCCTCGCCGCACACGATACTGCAGACGTGTCTACAGCGAAACTTTGGGCTTGGCGATGTGCAGATTCAGTACGACGTGAAGACGGGCAAGCACCGGAAGAACGAGTTTACGATGACGGTGGGGAAGCACACGGCGACGGTGGTGTGCAAGAATAAGCGGGACGGAAAGCAGCAGGCGGCGCAGAAGATTTTGCAG ATCCTCCACCCGCACATCAAAACGTGGGGCTCGCTGCTGCGGCTGTACGGCAACCAGTCGATCAAGTCGTACAAGGAGAAAAAGCAAGAGGAGCAGGAAATCACCGTCCTCCAGAGCAAAGCGGCCATCAACCAGCCCAACTACGCGATCCTGCACAAGCTGAAGCTCGAGATGTCCAAGCTGGAGGAGCGCCAGAAGAACGTGCGCGTCATCGGGACATTCGTGCCGGACGTCGAACTGCCAACCGCATCCGGGTCCAACCTGAAGAATGTGGACCTGTAA
- the LOC6050763 gene encoding zinc finger protein OZF yields MTCRVCALTVSIDCVNIFVGTEPVSDMITTLCGLKPVQDDGLPDIACSNCYADLKSAFSLRKKCLESDALLRLSLGAKNESPTEEVSMLESIEETPTITYKIIYENDLDTSHIELELDDEQHVVEEEVLEEISEQPEEEPTTCEESLELMFRCCGCETGFETKELLLKHSKVKHESNRTFNEERPFECGICFRRYMSERGLKVHRRGAYQLKRHQCSICGKRFLDKTTMNNHERSHTKAKPFACEACPKSFGSRSNLLSHEKLHRPELSSHVCTLCGNRFSRKSYLKQHYTLLHSDETPFRCSLCAAKFKAKANLRLHMRTHTQERPYSCELCDKSFMYPTDKKRHMIQHTGQKPFQCTHCEKAFTRKGLLRKHQLCHEEEDGEGEDEAVEEQEEDCV; encoded by the exons atgacatgtcgTGTTTGTGCTTTAACGGTTTCTATTGATTGTGTGAATATATTTGTTGGAACTGAACCGGTCTCTGATATGATAACGACACTGTGTGGACTCAAg ccagTGCAAGACGATGGCCTGCCAGACATCGCATGTTCCAACTGTTATGCCGATCTCAAGTCGGCATTCTCACTAAGGAAGAAATGCTTGGAGTCGGATGCCCTGCTGAGACTCAGTTTAGGTGCAAAAAATGA ATCACCAACGGAAGAGGTTTCGATGCTAGAAAGCATAGAAGAAACTCCGACAATCACTTACAAAATAATCTACGAAAACGACTTGGACACTTCTCACATAGAACTGGAACTAGATGACGAACAGCACGTGGTAGAAGAGGAAGTATTAGAAGAAATTTCCGAACAACCGGAGGAAGAACCCACAACCTGCGAGGAAAGCCTCGAGCTTATGTTCCGCTGTTGCGGGTGCGAAACGGGCTTCGAAACAAAAGAGCTGCTGCTCAAACACTCCAAAGTTAAGCACGAATCAAACCGAACCTTCAACGAGGAGCGTCCGTTCGAATGTGGAATCTGCTTCCGCCGGTACATGTCCGAACGTGGGCTTAAGGTTCACCGAAGAGGTGCGTACCAATTAAAGCGTCATCAATGCTCAATCTGCGGGAAACGGTTCCTCGATAAAACAACGATGAACAACCACGAAAGAAGTCACACAAAGGCGAAACCCTTCGCGTGCGAGGCCTGTCCAAAGAGCTTCGGCTCGCGGTCAAACCTGCTGTCGCACGAGAAGCTGCACCGGCCGGAACTGTCCAGTCACGTGTGCACGCTCTGCGGGAATCGGTTTAGCAGGAAGAGTTACCTCAAGCAGCATTACACCCTGCTGCACAGCGACGAAACGCCCTTCCGGTGTTCGCTCTGTGCGGCCAAGTTTAAGGCCAAAGCGAACCTGAGGCTGCACATGCGGACGCACACCCAGGAGCGGCCGTACTCGTGCGAGCTGTGCGACAAGAGCTTCATGTATCCGACCGATAAGAAGCGCCACATGATTCAGCACACCGGGCAGAAGCCGTTTCAGTGTACGCACTGTGAGAAGGCTTTCACGCGGAAGGGACTGCTGCGGAAGCATCAGTTGTGTCACGAGGAGGAGGATGGGGAAGGGGAGGACGAGGCAGTTGAAGAGCAGGAAGAAGATTGTGTGTAG